In Mus musculus strain C57BL/6J chromosome 1, GRCm38.p6 C57BL/6J, a single genomic region encodes these proteins:
- the Gm29733 gene encoding predicted gene, 29733: MPSAKQLAYIGFKTSASMMLFTVYGGYLCSVRAYLYLQLRSARRQAAEEQQISGVLRIETEKTSPRVIPGKN; the protein is encoded by the coding sequence ATGCCATCTGCCAAGCAGCTAGCTTATATTGGCTTCAAGACCTCTGCCTCGATGATGCTCTTCACTGTGTATGGGGGTTACCTCTGCAGTGTACGAGCCTACCTTTATCTCCAGCTTCGCAGTGCCAGGCGCCAGGCCGCAGAAGAGCAGCAGATCTCAGGAGTCCTGAGAATTGAAACGGAAAAGACCTCCCCGCGCGTCATCCCTGGCAAGAACTAG